A segment of the Lolium perenne isolate Kyuss_39 chromosome 3, Kyuss_2.0, whole genome shotgun sequence genome:
CATTTTAAGTGGTCCTGCCAGAGACAAAAACTTTCATGAATAACCATAAAGATGGTATTATTCAAAAGTAAGAAagattaaataaataaataaataaataaggaGTCAATGATTTCAATGACAAACCAAGAAGTGCTCCACCACCGAACTATTAGCACATTGCACGCGAGGCCTGCTACTCCAAAAGCGAAAAAGACCGCTTCTCTTTCCTTTTGACATGCCACTGCCACATAGAAACCAACTGCATTAGCAAAGATTTAAGGTTAAGGAATTGGATAGAATAGAATAGAAGGATGCAAACACATGATCTAGAGCACCATATCAATGTAGAATTGAATAGATTTCTACTAACTTGTCGATGAACGACACTTCCATTAGGAATCTTATGACCCTAGCTCTTATCGAGATACCAGCAACAAGTATCATCCCTGCACCagattctgaattttttgatcttAATAGTTCTAGTCTGACACATCAATTTGATACATTAATTCAATCCACATGGTTACATCTTTCCTTGTCATGACTTAAATATGGAAAATCTTGTAAGATTCTGTACAATGATATATTTGATGTTATTAGATGCTGCCGTATACCATCAACAAGTTCCTGGCGTGAAGGCTGCTCATATTCTCACCTATGAAGACCAGGATGGTGACTGGATGATGGTTGGTGACGTACCCTGGGAGTATGTGTCTGCATTATTTACATGATTAGTCGGTGTTTCattatttggtttaactaatctCAATTTATTTTTGCTGCTTTTGCAGGCTATTCCTGACCAGTGTAAAGAAACTAAAGATCACAAGAGTGGGATAATGCTAAGTAGCAAGCTTGATTCATGTGGCTcactatatttttttattttgttctCTTTTCGGTAGATTAGTTGAGAAATATTTAATTGAAAGCAGATGTTAATCTGTGGTCATACTAACTGTGTGCAGTATACAGCTTCCACCTTCCTGCCTTATATGCCTTATAATTACTTCAAATACTCTCATTCTTTTTGTTGTTTCATTGCCTGGCTTGTAAATACCATTCCACCTTGGTGGATCAAATTTGTGGCATCTATCTTGTCTTGCCAGtaaagagtatttcccaagcttcCATGGGTTTCGAGTTTTACTGTTCATGCTAAATTGATTATAGTTCACAAATAAGGATCATATTTAGATTGTATAGGAGAATGAGCTTTTCTATTTTGCAGTCTGCATGTTCGCTGAAAATATTTACTAAAACATAACACAAAAGTCTAGGCACTTTTCACTTTTCAGCATGGGTTGGAACAGCTTCTTTCGCTTACATTAACTGTTTTATATCAAGATTTTTTATATATTTTACACTTAATACTCATCTCTGTGAGAAAAATTTAGTACTAGAAGACTCAGAAACACTAATACTATGTATGCGTCTGAAGAAGAAAAGAAATAATACCAAAAGAACATGACGCTGGTACTCTTTGAGTTGCAGGATAGTACTGTCCACGAGTCCATCTGAAAAGAGCCCATCTAAAATGCCTACTTCACAGCTCTTTGTTCGATCTTAAATCAACAATTCCCTGTGATTCCACTGTAGAAAGATGAAAAATTCATAACCTGGGAAAAACAAAGCTTAAATGAAGTCAATATACATACCAGATGTTACACTTCATAATCCTTTAATTTCAGCTTAACATGTATCACGCGGAACAAAGAAATAATCATCCACGGAACCACGAACAATGATGTGCTTCTTTGCAGCAGTAATCCAACTGCGAAGAAAAGTACATGAAGACCACATGTTATTTTACAAACATGGTTTTTAGTGTGTTTGGCTCTCACGAACATCCTATGGAACTTGTCAACAAATGTTTCATCCTATAAGATTTAATCATttcctagggactctttgttagtTTGTTCATGCCACTTGTCCTTTCTGTTGTTGGAAGGAACCCAAAGTCTTATGTACCGCAAGCACCACACGAGCTTTCATGCCTGATTACTCCATCCAGCATTCACTGAGATCATGTAAACCTCACCTTCCCTTGCCGGATGGGAGTCCTGAAGCATTGAAAACAGTCCTATTCTCCAGGTTGACTAAGCTACAACCCTTTTCCTTCTTTACTTCCTGGGAGACCATCCGTCTCCTCACTTCCTTTGCATCTTCGAGTCTTCCATGCGACGCATAGATGTTGGCGAGCAGAACATAGTTCCCGGCTTTACCCGGTTCAATCTCAAACAGGTTCTCAGCAACCTCCTTTCCCAGCTCAAGGTCCCCACAATTCAAGCAAGCTGCAAGTAGTGCTCCTAGGACTGAAGCATCTGGCTTAAATGGCATCTCATCAACGAATCGCTTGGCCTCGCCAAGAAGACCAGCTCGTCCAAACATGTCGACCATGCAACAGTAGTGCTCACTCCTAGGCGCGAGCTTATAAACCTTAGTCATCAAACTGAAGTACTTGCGCCCTAGCTGAACAAGTCCGCTATGGCTGCAAGAAGAGAGAACACTGACAAATGTGACGTGGTCCGGCATGATGCCCTTCTCCATCAATATCTCGAACAGATTGATAGCCTGGCGTCCTTGTCCATGCTGCTGAAATGCAGTGATCATGGCGGTCCATGACATTATAGACAAGTGACCTTGTGCTGCCTCGAACACTCTGCGGGCATCATCCAAACAGCCAGATTTGGAATACATGCTGATGAGCGACCTAGCAACAACCTGGCTGACCACGAATCCTGCCTTTTCGACAGCCGCATGTAAGCTCGCTCCGAAATCCCATGCTGCCAGGCACGCTGTAGCTTGCAACACAGTAGCAAATGACACATCGTCAGGCAAGACGGCACCCCTGACCATGGACCGGAACATTCTGCAGGCACTCTCAACGTGATTCTCATGGATGCAACCAAGAATGACGATGTTCCAAGTGAAGACATCCCTGCAATCTGCACCATCGAACAGAGccagagcttcctgggagcagtcgCATTTCGTGTACATGTCAAGAAGGGCGTTGGTGACACACACGGCACTGACATCCAAGCCCACCTTAATGATGCAGGCATGCACCTGCCGACCGAAATTCTCAGCCCTGGCACCGGCGCAGGCGCTCACTGCACCTGACATCGTCACCTGGTCCAGCTTGTGCCCCACCGGCGTCAACTCCCTGAACACCCGTAGCGCCTGGAGATGCATTCCACTCCTGGTGTACCCGACGAGGAGCGCGTTCCAGGACGCCAGGTTCCGGTgcggcatttcgtcgaacaccctGGCGGACGACGACATGTCTCCGGCCGTGGCGTACGCGTGCACCAGTCCGGTGCACACGAATACGTCGGCGAGCGAGGCGATCTTGGCGGCGCACGCGTGCACCTGGCGGCCGTGGACTGGCGGGAGCCCCGCGCAGGCGGCGAGGACGGCGGACATGACGTGGGGGTTGGGGCGCAGAGCAGGGCAGGAGGAGGACAAGAGCTCGCGGGAGAAGAGGGAGAAGGCGAGGGCGGGGTGAGGGCGCGCCAGGCGGGCGATGAGAGCGGAGTAGATGCGTAGGCTGGCGGCGGCGGAGAGATGGTGGGCGCGGAAGGCGCGGAGCGCGGCGTCGAGACGGCCTGTGGCGGCGTAGAGGGAGACGAGCTGCGTGAGGAAGACCGGGTGGCAGAGGCGGCCGGAGACGAGGAGGCGGGCGTGGAGCTGCGGTGAGTGCGCGGGGCTGGCTGGCCGGCGCGCCTCGCTGCCTCGGCAAGAAGGGTTGTCAGCGTGTGGACGCTGGTCACGGCCATGTGACATGGACGACGCGTCGGCTGGTGGCGCTCCGCGCTCGCGATGCTGCTGCCCCAGCTCGCTGGTGGGGTGTTGTAGGAGAAATGCAATCTCTGATGTAAGAAGGCATCCGGCATTATCATAGCCATTCAAATTCTGGAGTCGTGCAAAGAATCTTACAGTCTCACCCCCGTTTTCTCAACCATTTTACAGATCACCCCTCAGATTTTCAGGCTATTACACATTTCATCTCAGTTTCTCTTATCACATCGAGAAAACTACTATTATCTTTGGTATCAACCAGAATAATTCTTCAGTGATTATTCAACTATTATTCATACCAGTTCAAACGATATCTCAAACTTTTTTCACAGGATATAAACAATATTCGTACAAGTTATGTATTAGGTTTGATCCAAAAATCATAATAAATTTTGTTTCACACAAACTTCTATTCATAATATAAAAAAACAATATTTGGTTGAAGGTGAGGATAGTTCACAATCACATCATTCCCACTAGATTCATAAAGCCTTCCCCAAATCCATAACAGATTAAAGCATGTTTCAGCAATATTCATCTAAATTTCGTATAATATTTTTCCACAATATATCCAACAATAGTCATACAAGTTCTATAAATGTTTCTGCCCAGGATCATTCTTAATTCATataaatttgtacaaatttatTATGTTTTGTTTCACTCAATAAAGACAACAGATCTAAAATAAAATCCATGAAAAATTTGAAGTTAGATACAAGATTCTTACACTCCGACTTGGAAAAAAGATATACATACTTCATAGAACAAACAATTTAATCCATCGCATGATCCATGATTCAACATAGTTTCATACAAGATTCAATCCATGATTCAACACAGTTTCATACAAGATTCAATGACTCAGTTTAACATCAAAAGAAATGGTAGACAAACCCTATCAAAATTTTGATCTGGGAGCAATCCCTAGAAAATCCACAGGGAACCTAGGAAGAAACAAAGAGAAGTCAAGATTTTAAAAAGTTTACAGGTTCCAGATAAGAGCCTGTTAACTATTAAGCCCACGTCTGGGAGCATGATGGATCCCCGCATGTCTCCCAGTGGTCGTCATCGTGGTAGGAGGCAAGCTCTCGAAGGCGTCGCACGAGGTTGTCGGCGGCGAGGCAGTCGTCTGCAGGGACGCCGCAGATCCCCTCCTGCTGTCCTCCCCCTGTCATGCTGCTCGAGCATCACAGGAGGTGTcaaacccggatttttaagtccagatgcctgttatgccatacatcgcaattccaggaatattgttgttgcgagacataacagttgaatatcataagtcatcattcattacataccatagtcgtcttatgaattcagatcacatgatccatattacacaaatagttgatctatcgatcaacgaacaagcaCAAGTTCATagaggaagcgtaaatagaaatggactctctagtccacaggccaacgtctgacgtcagaagattccctagttgtcgtagacatcttggttgccgtcatcttgatagttctgctcctcttcatagtctggccatttgaatagccaggggcacaaccgtgagtactttaaagtactcgcaaactaatactaatgtaagtactaacaattctagtaaggggtgctaagctctagtttatttgcataaagccaattttagttcacaaatatttgagaaaagacttattcatgtgctaactaactcaagtgggaacattagggtcattcccacaattcaagtggtgatttaaaaacaagtcaccattcaccattcatttcaccaaccttttcaagaatctgatatcggaaactgtatggcctttccaaccatccgtaaccgtggacacggctattcaaataggtttacactctgcagaggttgcacacttgtgccacaacatttgatttcatccgtcgggattaccccgaatcatcgtaacacagtacgctgatcatcaaccataacctttcacttacaaaccctagtatgagcacctctccccatgagcttggcctcgcagtgaagaccaactgtcaacctgggaactgcacagggcttggccgtacaattcacctcaattcacatcatttctcaacaatggaggcagcctcaagcataacccctatgatgtgtgttcagagggaacccatactaagatgcataaatttccagttaagccctacccataatcaggtattatggggctactcaaaaattggaaagataTCGCATCCAAACTAATAtcagtttatcaaaaatcaccatcttctcttggtcatattcaccttcaaaaatcattcaatggaatgactcatcattccaaggtttcaaaattcagttcaagtcacatgttcccatctagagtagtaaagttttaatatttagcactagcactaatcatgagggggggggggggggggctatcttgcttggctagcttgagactaactttgctactctagtaaccttctttaacttagaccaaagttaactataaaagtaactcttgaaatgaacaagtaaaaacttgtaaggtaaaaacttgggataggcttgtggtaagaaggtaagactatggtgccttgccccaaaggtctttgcactttgcaagaatattagcttgcaaccatagagcttgcaaaggtgttagcttgccttggttgtgtaggtggtcaaagttctcttcttcttctgggtagaatccttcctcttcctggtattctccggtactagcgtctatacacgaatacgaggatacaatcaccaaacaatacttaagtagccttaattTGCCTTAagggctcactccaaatgatctagcatcatcacttagcattgctaccaaaaattaatctagggttttcttacttagggttagaggaataatttcctctcattacatatgt
Coding sequences within it:
- the LOC127342593 gene encoding pentatricopeptide repeat-containing protein At1g08070, chloroplastic-like isoform X2 — encoded protein: MYTKCDCSQEALALFDGADCRDVFTWNIVILGCIHENHVESACRMFRSMVRGAVLPDDVSFATVLQATACLAAWDFGASLHAAVEKAGFVVSQVVARSLISMYSKSGCLDDARRVFEAAQGHLSIMSWTAMITAFQQHGQGRQAINLFEILMEKGIMPDHVTFVSVLSSCSHSGLVQLGRKYFSLMTKVYKLAPRSEHYCCMVDMFGRAGLLGEAKRFVDEMPFKPDASVLGALLAACLNCGDLELGKEVAENLFEIEPGKAGNYVLLANIYASHGRLEDAKEVRRRMVSQEVKKEKGCSLVNLENRTVFNASGLPSGKGRL
- the LOC127342593 gene encoding pentatricopeptide repeat-containing protein At1g08070, chloroplastic-like isoform X1 translates to MYTKCDCSQEALALFDGADCRDVFTWNIVILGCIHENHVESACRMFRSMVRGAVLPDDVSFATVLQATACLAAWDFGASLHAAVEKAGFVVSQVVARSLISMYSKSGCLDDARRVFEAAQGHLSIMSWTAMITAFQQHGQGRQAINLFEILMEKGIMPDHVTFVSVLSSCSHSGLVQLGRKYFSLMTKVYKLAPRSEHYCCMVDMFGRAGLLGEAKRFVDEMPFKPDASVLGALLAACLNCGDLELGKEVAENLFEIEPGKAGNYVLLANIYASHGRLEDAKEVRRRMVSQEVKKEKGCSLVNLENRTVFNASGLPSGKGSWITAAKKHIIVRGSVDDYFFVPRDTC